In the Limanda limanda chromosome 1, fLimLim1.1, whole genome shotgun sequence genome, one interval contains:
- the bltp3b gene encoding UHRF1-binding protein 1-like isoform X3: MAGLIKKQILKHLSRFAKNLSPDKINLSTLKGEGQLTNLELDEEVLQSLLDLPTWLAINRVECNKAAIRIPWTKLKTHPISLTLDKVVMEMSTCDEPRPPNGPSPIATASGQSEYGFAEKVVEGISLSINSIVIRISAKAFNASFELSQLQVCSVNTSWSIGDLRFTRIQDPQRGEILTFKEISWQMIRIEADAIQSTEHEMLSAPIRLITNQSKIRVTLKRRIKDCNVVASKLILILDDLLWVLTDSQLKAMVQYAKSLSEAMEKSAQQRKSMATEDQASSAPPTAQQVRTQQASTAVDQGATMAKLFSAYDVCETSHHLQITHLDLHICDDIHAKDKVPNKRITGGAMQLSFSSITLDYYPLHRAGESCAHWMHYSEATKSREVWARNLLDEFKSNVEMLKSAVRDQPGAAPAHGSPQHGKISTCSSSSFSPPPTQTSKTQLMSSSIVLRVADFSIYQVSTNDQRRSSPKTMISCNKKSLYLPPEMPAIHAEFTEYYYPDGKDYPIPCPNLYAQLNALQLVLDPRSLVWINLFALDLRQSLEQFMEIYKLSDSQKPEEHVDIKVDGLMLKLVIPTDRDASSPPDLPRSISIQTSEMVATNTRHPANCTRSHLEALLQSFEEEPYFSSSFSSFPRSTSSQPLLHPVFQLHAHEQDTKLHDIYRGLVVPTMGTNSLKMPAATDIWALHFAQFWVDYEGTRGGKGRPQPFVDSFPLTVWACQPAKLIQHQERLRGAAGSGLSPSTSVEAVARQQRKRLLKEYYSTEAAAAVASHSVDAAPPPSNGLHKPLSLESLPSSSSSTSSKDADVHVLVQVQKHLSAQVSHRQYVFLMQLQRSIKALQQTLQQDLEAMSSKKERKDLYQCPADHQPFTVCLGLLLKSAEVSLLLKPVAQPEGSRSPMVPELSPSESRGTLEPGSDAGEAAGSEGGGAKGSCTVDQLLCGEGSESAATQGPAPLVPTSTTAVPPDSNHKASLEERTSAKRWSSEEGGEMPVDGLTLGDGTGVDPLSDPSGSKDWSDKDKAAAAKMSQSSSRKGSLSLVSDLLSSSNSSRSISLYSMSNIGRLMRDRSQSSFSVSYKNMKKSPSLQSLDNISIDSYLMEDGDAYSLLERDDVSMSGFKDAVSEQSATESAAEAAFSQEQEGGVSPDTVSATSQSIDEPTKDIVSVLVLKVRSVCVGMEAVGESTAVALEVGQVIPSQLGNVSLRQYLSNRSLGMVGSVPIPAQSSQGGGEFGSASHGCGHSPEVQARLESGPCAAAHSPLAERNGFLQLRLNGYQANFLMSTLRNLAHFLEDDSAPQVLPMEIRVRNTHINLKDEGPRDNPSDAEPSPITLHVDSLIIHRRDDGSFSIGVDGAAEAKPRKEGGVTASSLSPVPVAVGGVCSASKASQTQAPPPSPPPSTREKMLTDENECLKVELSRAKMALAEAQMEKDSLVHRMKNLKVHSS; encoded by the exons gtttGCTAAGAACCTGTCGCCGGACAAGATCAACCTCAGCACGCTGAAGGGGGAGGGCCAGCTCACCAACCTGGAGCTGGACGAGGAGGTTCTTCAGAGCCTGCTGGACCTGCCCACCTGGCTTGCCATCAACCGCGTGGAGTGCAACAAGGCCGCCATTCGG ATACCATGGACAAAGTTGAAGACTCATCCCATCTCTTTG ACCCTGGATAAAGTGGTGATGGAGATGAGCACCTGTGATGAACCTCGTCCCCCCAATGGCCCGTCTCCCATAGCAACCGCATCCGGACAGAG tgaatatgGCTTCGCTGAGAAGGTGGTGGAGGGAATATCTCTTTCCATCAACTCCATAGTGATCCGGATCAGTGCCAAGGCCTTCAACGCCTCCTTTGAGCTCTCGCAGCTGCAGGTCTGCAGCGTCAACACCAGCTGGAGTATCGGCGACCTGCGGTTCACCCGCATCCAGGACCCTCAGAGGGGAGAG ATCCTGACATTTAAGGAGATAAGCTGGCAGATGATCCGCATCGAGGCGGACGCCATCCAGAGCACCGAGCACGAGATGCTGAGCGCCCCCATCCGCCTCATCACCAACCAGTCCAAGATCCGAGTCACCCTCAAGCGACGg ATAAAGGACTGTAACGTGGTGGCCTCCaagctgatcctgatcctggacGACCTGCTCTGGGTGCTGACCGACTCCCAGCTCAAAGCCATGGTGCAGTACGCCAAGTCCCTCAGCGAGGCCATGGAGAAGTCCGCCCAGCAGAGGAAGAGCATGGCCACAGAGGACCag GCGTCATCAGCGCCGCCCACAGCCCAGCAGGTGCGAACCCAGCAGGCGTCCACAGCCGTTGACCAGGGCGCCACCATGGCCAAGCTGTTCAGCGCCTACGATGTATGTGAGACGTCCCACCACCTCCAGATCACACATCTGGACCTGCACATCTGTGATGACATCCATGCAAAGGACAAAG TGCCTAACAAGAGGATAACAGGAGGGGCCATGCAGCTTTCCTTCAGCTCCATCACTCTGGACTACTACCCTCTCCACAGAGCAG GGGAAAGTTGTGCCCATTGGATGCACTACAGCGAAGCCACTAAGAGCAGGGAGGTCTGGGCTCGGAACCTTCTCGACGAGTTCAAGTCCAACGTGGAGATGTTAAAAAGTGCAGTTCGAGACCAGCCGGGCGCGGCCCCTGCACATGGCTCCCCACAGCATG gtaaAATAAGCACCTGCTCCAGCAGTTCCTTCAGTCCTCCTCCCACACAAACCTCCAAGACCCAGCTCATGTCCAGCTCCATCGTTCTCAGGGTGGCTGACTTCAGCATCTATCAG GTGTCGACGAACGACCAACGTCGCTCCAGCCCCAAAACCATGATTTCCTGTAATAAGAAGTCCTTGTACCTTCCCCCAGAGATGCCAGCCATCCATGCAGAGTTCACAGAGTACTACTACCCTGATGGAAAAGACTACCCCA TCCCATGTCCCAACCTGTATGCCCAGCTGAACGCCCTGCAGCTGGTCCTGGATCCTCGCAGCCTGGTGTGGATCAACCTCTTCGCCCTTGACCTCAGGCAGAGTCTGGAGCAGTTCATGGAGATTTACAAGCTCAGCGACTCGCAGAAACCTGAAGAGCATGTGGACATCAAGGTCGACGGCCTCATGCTCAAG CTGGTGATCCCCACGGACCGAgacgcctcctctcctcctgaccTGCCTCGCTCCATCTCTATACAGACTTCAGAgatggtggccactaacacccgGCACCCGGCCAACTGCACCCGCTCGCACCTCGAGGCCCTGCTGCAGTCCTTCGAAGAGGAGCCTTACTTCTCTTCGTCTTTCTCCTCATTCCCtcgctccacctcctcccagccCCTCCTCCATCCCGTCTTCCAGCTTCACGCCCACGAACAAGACACCAAGCTCCACGATATCTACCGGGGCCTGGTGGTGCCGACGATGGGCACAAACTCCCTCAAGATGCCGGCCGCCACAGACATTTGGGCGCTGCACTTCGCCCAGTTCTGGGTGGACTATGAGGGCACCCGGGGGGGCAAAGGTCGGCCGCAGCCCTTTGTGGACTCCTTCCCTCTCACGGTGTGGGCGTGTCAGCCGGCGAAGCTCATCCAGCACCAGGAGAGGCTGAGAGGTGCTGCTGGATCAGGTCTGTCCCCGAGCACATCCGTAGAAGCTGTTGCGCGCCAGCAGAGGAAACGCTTACTGAAGGAGTATTACAgcactgaagctgcagcagcagtagcatCTCACAGCGTTgatgctgcacccccccccagcAACGGACTCCATAAGCCCCTCTCATTGGAAAGTctgccttcctcctcttcatcaacatCAAGTAAAGATGCAGACGTTCATGTGTTGGTGCAAGTGCAGAAGCATTTAAGTGCTCAG gtgagCCACCGGCAGTATGTGTTCCTGATGCAGCTTCAGCGTAGCATCAAGGCCCTGCAGCAGACGCTGCAGCAGGACCTGGAGGCGATGAGCTCCAAGAAGGAACGCAAAGACCTGTACCAGTGTCCTGCCGACCACCAGCCCTTCACCGTCTGCCTGGGCCTCCTGCTGAAGAGCGCCGAGGTGTCCCTGCTCCTGAAGCCCGTCGCCCAGCCCGAAGGTTCACGGTCTCCCATGGTGCCGGAGCTCTCGCCATCAGAGAGCCGAGGAACTCTGGAGCCAGGCAGCGATGCGGGAGAGGCGGCGGggtctgaaggaggaggagccaaaGGGTCATGCACTGTAGACCAGCTGTTATGTGGTGAAGGCTCGGAGAGCGCGGCCACGCAGGGTCCTGCCCCCCTCGTCCCCACCTCCACGACCGCTGTGCCCCCAGACTCAAATCACAAAGCCTCACTGGAGGAGAGGACTTCAGCAAAGAGGTGGAGTTCAGAAGAAGGGGGTGAGATGCCGGTGGATGGGTTGACTCTGGGTGACGGAACGGGGGTTGATCCTCTGTCGGACCCGAGCGGCAGCAAAGACTGGAGCGACAAAGACAAAGCTGCAGCTGCTAAGATGTCTCAGTCAAGTTCCAG GAAAGGAAGTTTGTCTTTGGTTTCTGATCTCCTCAGCTCTTCAAACTCCAGCAGATCCATCTCCCTTTATTCCATGTCCAACAT CGGTCGTTTGATGCGCGATCGCTCTCAGTCCAGTTTCTCAGTGTCCTACAAGAACATGAAGAAGAGCCCTTCCCTGCAGTCGCTGGACAACATCTCCATTGACAGCTACCTGATGGAGGACGGAGACGCGTACAGCCTTCTGGAGAGAG ACGACGTGTCAATGTCGGGCTTCAAGGACGCCGTCAGTGAGCAGAGCGCCACAGAGAGCGCCGCCGAGGCTGCGTTCAgtcaggagcaggagggaggcgTGTCCCCCGATACGGTCAGCGCCACCTCCCAGAGCATCGACGAGCCCACCAAAGATATA GTGTCGGTGCTGGTGCTGAAGGTGCGGTCGGTGTGCGTGGGCATGGAGGCCGTGGGCGAGAGCACGGCCGTGGCTCTGGAGGTCGGCCAGGTGATACCGAGCCAGCTGGGAAACGTCAGCCTCAGACAGTACCTCAGCAACCGCAGCCTGG GTATGGTGGGTTCAGTACCAATACCTGCTCAAAGCAGCCAAG GAGGCGGCGAGTTCGGCTCGGCGTCCCACGGCTGCGGTCACAGTCCGGAGGTGCAGGCTCGCCTGGAGAGCGGGCCCTGCGCCGCCGCCCACTCCCCGCTGGCCGAGCGCAATGGCTTCCTGCAGCTGCGTCTCAACGGATACCAAGCCAACTTCCTGATGTCCACGCTGCGCAACCTGGCGCACTTTCTGGAGGACGACTCTGCGCCGCAGGTGCTGCCCATGGAGATCAGAGTCAGGAACACTCATATAAACCTAAAG GATGAGGGCCCCCGAGACAATCCCTCCGACGCTGAGCCCTCGCCCATCACCCTACACGTGGACAGTCTCATCATACACAGGAGAGACGATGGTTCTTTCTCTATAGGAG TGGACGGAGCAGCGGAGGCCAAACCCAGAAAAGAGGGCGGGGTGACAGCCAGCTCACTGAGTCCGGTCCCTGTTGCCGTGGGCGGCGTCTGCAGCGCATCAAAGGCTTCGCAAACCCAAGCCCCGCCCCCCAGCCCTCCTCCATCAACCAGGGAAAAg ATGCTGACGGACGAGAACGAGTGCTTGAAGGTGGAGCTGTCGCGAGCCAAGATGGCGCTGGCTGAGGCTCAGATGGAGAAGGACTCGCTGGTTCACCGCATGAAGAACCTCAAAGTCCACAGCAGCTAG